Proteins from one Prevotella sp. E2-28 genomic window:
- a CDS encoding glycosyl hydrolase has protein sequence MTKRISAILTLVVLLALGQTSLLAANTKTTVEQVTTTVTLSDDVDYIITGTTPFAGDGLINITNTEHAVLIFDKVKPSKASTWLKYIQINGTKAVNNTNCQIKLYNLGCIILPYAGGDKFKPLTVYSEKNFEGDSCNDFGLEHSDGYMNTLTDEKLNNRISSFKLKRGYMVTFSTKGDGRGYSRCFIAADKDVEMASLPGILDNSISSYRVFKWYDAGKKQLANDLNTTTMATLNVQSSYTWSQGQDMAPDYECVPNHIYEDYPSSRTIGRSTWSPHTKNNNEARNTADDHPQTLETILNNWENMMRTGMRLCSPASWDGSDYWNATGFLADFLDSIDARGWRCDIIDLHCYWAEGSFGNMHYWSDKYKRPIWISEWCWGASWNSNGAFASGVTESQVKEALQRICTNMNGWDYVERYYYWNGERDPSRLYKNGSLTPAGEYYASMNSGVGYNGKYDFVPKTPKQYDPTDLTVDFNNKTGVAVLKWTDKNGEMNASMSVQRRAGTGKMWVTIADIPLQEDAASYTYVDSAATNGCQYQVLLSDANNVERKTNTVMAASSTLQAGDAIEINEKTYYLGGNIIPNGSFEMGLYGWTNGKGWTNGINEREPLSAPYFQAVTSGGNDGGSYLQAYGNGALTTESAVHTSFDIKTNTDYYFSVASCNMPSGYTCQLGVSEEGKASASPKVYINNSTANWITQFGNFNSGQYSQARVRLYTLGSKAQVDQMLLCQLFSTRDSAIADGIEKARMKAEAFKVYNTKFAYLNDDLNNILTSVTATDAEALETLSNSVKNAILAYNYLSDEDMIPYAEKLVTLKLHGYDVLSLILNAAKKAQTINNVVTTYADLSDALLEYLPQTILSDKIKSPSFAKASDWTTKCGTYQDGDQRVATQDGVTCWNAWWSGVDATDETKTMAIKQEGVKSATHGLYALEVKASTEHYCLSDQHGYITDGTVTENTQNLKADYLDLNMPVENRWGTLYSAPIYLPDNTTFTIGFEGSKKGAQANAWLAYGVTSNQKNDKREGWWCATDFALRYTPLYKLTVVPNEYGLICLPYAARSSETMKFYQIVGINADYTQLCLEEIENSEAGIPCIYRSSEADAQFLEYGEAVSSIKEGAGNIRGSFTQGNVGNNYFYVKDGAFEKVTTTPRPTRPAYSGMMRPFTDKNSEAIPVMESWTGPTMPISGVTDEEKTANNERISTKIQTASIVNLHVDGIYTLDGRSVKDESLKPGLYIKVIGGRMYKTIIK, from the coding sequence ATGACTAAAAGAATTTCGGCCATATTGACACTTGTTGTCTTATTGGCTTTGGGCCAGACCAGTCTTTTGGCGGCTAACACAAAAACAACAGTAGAACAGGTTACCACAACGGTGACGCTGAGTGATGATGTGGATTATATCATCACAGGTACAACACCCTTTGCTGGTGATGGACTTATCAACATTACTAACACTGAACATGCAGTGCTGATTTTTGATAAAGTAAAACCGTCAAAAGCATCTACATGGCTTAAGTACATTCAAATTAATGGCACAAAGGCTGTGAATAACACCAACTGCCAGATTAAGCTCTATAATCTAGGTTGTATCATCCTGCCTTATGCAGGTGGCGATAAGTTCAAACCGCTGACTGTCTATTCAGAGAAGAATTTCGAAGGAGATTCATGTAACGACTTCGGTTTGGAGCACTCTGATGGCTATATGAACACGTTGACAGATGAGAAACTGAATAACCGTATCAGTTCGTTTAAGCTAAAGCGCGGCTATATGGTGACTTTTTCTACTAAGGGAGATGGTCGCGGCTATAGCCGTTGTTTCATCGCAGCTGATAAAGATGTAGAAATGGCATCTCTTCCAGGTATCCTTGACAACAGTATCTCGTCGTATCGTGTATTCAAATGGTATGATGCTGGTAAGAAACAGCTCGCCAACGACCTTAATACTACTACGATGGCTACACTTAATGTTCAGAGCAGCTATACCTGGAGTCAAGGTCAAGATATGGCTCCCGACTATGAGTGCGTGCCCAACCATATCTATGAGGACTATCCCTCTTCACGCACTATTGGTAGGTCTACGTGGTCACCTCATACCAAGAATAATAACGAGGCTAGAAACACTGCTGATGACCATCCACAGACTTTGGAAACGATTCTCAATAACTGGGAGAACATGATGCGTACGGGTATGCGCCTTTGTTCACCTGCCTCATGGGATGGTAGTGACTACTGGAACGCAACAGGTTTCTTGGCTGACTTCCTCGATTCTATTGATGCACGTGGTTGGCGTTGCGACATCATCGACCTGCATTGCTATTGGGCAGAGGGAAGTTTTGGAAACATGCACTATTGGTCTGATAAGTATAAGCGCCCCATCTGGATTTCAGAGTGGTGCTGGGGTGCTTCATGGAATAGCAATGGTGCTTTTGCCAGCGGAGTTACTGAGTCGCAGGTGAAAGAGGCTTTACAGCGTATCTGTACTAACATGAACGGTTGGGATTACGTAGAGCGTTACTATTATTGGAATGGCGAGCGTGATCCGTCGCGTTTGTATAAGAACGGTTCGCTTACTCCTGCAGGTGAATATTATGCTAGTATGAACTCTGGTGTTGGTTACAATGGAAAATACGACTTTGTACCCAAGACTCCTAAGCAGTATGACCCCACAGACCTGACTGTGGATTTCAATAATAAGACAGGTGTGGCAGTGCTGAAATGGACCGACAAGAATGGTGAGATGAATGCCAGCATGTCTGTTCAGCGCAGGGCTGGTACAGGAAAGATGTGGGTAACAATTGCTGATATCCCTTTGCAGGAAGATGCAGCCAGCTATACTTATGTTGACTCTGCTGCCACGAATGGTTGTCAGTATCAGGTTCTTTTGAGTGATGCCAATAATGTCGAGCGTAAGACAAATACAGTGATGGCTGCTAGTTCAACACTTCAGGCTGGCGATGCTATTGAAATTAATGAAAAGACGTATTATCTTGGTGGAAATATTATTCCGAACGGCAGTTTTGAAATGGGACTCTATGGATGGACAAACGGTAAAGGATGGACAAACGGTATAAACGAGCGCGAGCCGCTGTCTGCTCCTTACTTCCAGGCAGTGACTAGTGGCGGCAATGATGGAGGTTCATACCTTCAGGCTTACGGTAATGGTGCACTGACTACGGAATCGGCTGTACATACTTCTTTTGATATCAAGACGAATACAGATTATTATTTTTCTGTAGCATCCTGCAATATGCCTTCTGGCTATACATGTCAATTAGGTGTGAGTGAAGAGGGAAAAGCTTCTGCTTCCCCCAAGGTATATATCAATAACTCTACAGCCAACTGGATTACACAGTTTGGTAATTTCAATAGCGGACAGTATTCACAGGCTCGCGTACGTCTTTATACGCTAGGTTCTAAAGCACAGGTTGATCAGATGTTACTTTGTCAGTTGTTCTCTACGCGCGACTCTGCTATTGCCGACGGTATTGAGAAGGCTCGTATGAAGGCTGAGGCATTCAAGGTTTATAATACAAAGTTCGCTTATCTGAATGATGACCTGAATAACATCCTCACAAGCGTGACTGCTACTGATGCAGAGGCTTTGGAAACGCTTTCAAATAGTGTGAAAAACGCTATTCTGGCATACAATTACTTGTCTGACGAAGACATGATTCCATATGCCGAGAAGTTGGTTACCCTGAAGTTACATGGTTATGATGTTCTAAGTCTTATCCTGAATGCAGCAAAGAAGGCACAGACAATCAATAATGTGGTGACCACTTATGCGGATTTGTCGGATGCTCTTCTGGAATATCTGCCACAGACAATTCTCAGCGACAAGATAAAGAGCCCCAGCTTTGCAAAGGCTTCTGACTGGACTACGAAGTGTGGTACCTACCAGGATGGCGATCAGCGTGTGGCTACTCAGGATGGAGTAACTTGCTGGAATGCTTGGTGGTCAGGTGTTGATGCTACTGACGAGACGAAGACTATGGCTATTAAGCAGGAAGGTGTGAAGAGTGCAACTCATGGACTTTATGCCCTTGAGGTAAAGGCTTCTACTGAGCACTATTGTCTCTCTGATCAGCATGGATATATCACAGATGGAACGGTGACGGAGAATACGCAGAATCTGAAAGCCGACTATCTGGATTTGAATATGCCTGTTGAGAACCGATGGGGTACCCTTTATTCTGCTCCAATATATTTGCCAGACAATACGACCTTCACGATTGGTTTTGAAGGCTCAAAGAAGGGAGCACAGGCTAATGCTTGGTTAGCTTATGGCGTTACTAGCAATCAGAAAAATGATAAGCGTGAGGGATGGTGGTGTGCTACTGACTTCGCATTGCGTTATACTCCGCTTTATAAACTGACAGTTGTTCCTAATGAGTATGGCCTCATCTGTCTGCCTTATGCTGCCCGTTCTTCAGAAACTATGAAGTTCTATCAGATTGTAGGTATCAATGCTGACTATACCCAGTTGTGCTTGGAGGAAATAGAAAATTCTGAAGCTGGTATTCCCTGTATATATCGTTCATCAGAAGCAGATGCACAATTCCTGGAATATGGCGAAGCTGTTAGTTCCATAAAGGAAGGAGCTGGAAATATTCGTGGTTCATTTACACAGGGAAATGTTGGAAATAATTATTTCTATGTGAAAGATGGCGCTTTTGAAAAGGTAACAACGACTCCTCGTCCTACGCGTCCTGCCTATTCTGGTATGATGCGTCCGTTCACCGATAAGAACAGTGAGGCTATTCCTGTGATGGAGAGTTGGACTGGTCCTACAATGCCTATCAGTGGAGTTACTGACGAAGAAAAGACTGCTAACAACGAGCGTATATCAACGAAGATTCAGACTGCGAGCATTGTTAATCTACATGTGGATGGTATTTACACCCTCGATGGACGTAGTGTAAAGGATGAGTCGTTGAAGCCTGGCTTATATATTAAGGTAATCGGTGGTCGTATGTATAAGACAATCATTAAGTAA